The window TATGTTTAAAAAAATGTTTGGCGTCCTTCAGCAAATCGGTAAAGCATTAATGCTTCCGGTAGCCATTTTGCCGGCCGCAGGTTTGCTCCTTGCGTTCGGTAATGCATTCCAGAACCCGGCCTTGCTCGAACGAATTCCGGCCCTGGGTTCAGACGGCTTTCAGCTCGTTGCTTCCGTAATGGAACAGGCGGGCGGGATTGTGTTTTCAAATCTTGCACTGCTCTTTGCAGTAGGTGTGGCCGTAGGCCTGGCAGGCGGTGACGGGGTTGCCGGACTTGCGGCAATTATCGGTTACTTGATTATGAATATAACTATGGGGATCATTGAAGGTGTTACGCCTGAATTGATTGCCGATAATCAGGCGTATGCCAACGTCCTTGGCATCCCTACATTGCAAACCGGGGTTTTCGGCGGGATTATTGTCGGTATACTAGGTGCCTATCTTTACCGTAAATTTTATAATATCGAACTGCCTCCATACCTCGGCTTCTTTGCAGGTAAGCGGTTCGTTCCGATTGTAACGGCGGTTTCCGCATTGGTGCTCGGAATCATAATGGTATTTATCTGGCCGCCGATCCAAAATGGCTTGAACGCCTTTTCATACTTCATGGTGGATCAGAACAGAACATTGGCTGCATTCATTTTCGGAGTGATTGAACGTTCCCTTATTCCATTTGGCCTCCATCACATTTTCTACGCTCCATTCTGGTTTGAATTCGGCCAATATGTGAATGATGCCGGCGAAGTGATCCGGGGGGACCAGAAAATCTTTTTTGAGCAGATCAAAGACGGTGCTGAATTGACCGCCGGGACCTTCATGACAGGTAAATTCCCATTCATGATGTTCGGCCTTCCGGCGGCGGCACTTGCGATGTATCATGAAGCGCGTCCGGAAAGCAAAAAAGTCGTCGCCGGCATCATGGGCTCTGCGGCTTTGACTTCCTTTCTGACAGGAATTACGGAACCGATTGAGTTTACCTTTCTTTTTGTTGCACCGGTGCTCTTCGGAATCCATGCTATTTTTGCCGGACTTTCCTTTATGACAATGCATATCTTGAATGTTAAAATTGGCATGACCTTTTCGGGTGGTGTGATTGACTATATCCTGTTCGGCGTCTTGCCCAACCGGACCGACTGGTGGCTTGTCATTCCGGTTGGACTCGTTTTTGCGGTCATTTACTACTTCGGCTTCCGTTTTGCAATCCGCAAATTCAATCTTAAGACACCAGGCCGTGAAGATGAAACAGAAGATGAAGGGCCGGCAGATGAAGTTGAAGAACTGCCTTACAACGTGCTCGAGGCACTTGGCGGGAAGGAAAACATCAAGCACCTGGATGCATGTATCACAAGGCTCCGCGTGCAGGTGTTTGAAATCGAAAAAGTTAAAAAAGAGCGGCTTAAAAAGCTTGGGGCATCAGGTGTGATGGAAGTCGGAAACAATATTCAGGCCATTTTCGGAACAAAATCCGATATTTTAAAAGGGCAGATCCAGGATATCATTTCCGGCAAAACACCGCTTCCGGCCGAAAAAATGGCGCAGAGCGGCCCTGAAGAAAAAACAGCGCAGGCCATTCCGACTCCGGCGGGTGCCGAAAACATGCCGATCTCAGGAGATGGAACTGATATCGTTGCTCCGTTAAGCGGTAAATTGCTTCCGCTCACTGAAGTGCCGGATCAAGTGTTTTCAGAAAAAATGATGGGTGACGGGTTTGCAGTCGATCCGTCTGACGGAGAAGTCGTATCACCGGTTGACGGTAAAATCATCAATGTTTTCCCGACGAAGCACGCGATCGGCATCGTAGCAAATAATGGACAAGAAATATTGATTCACTTTGGAATCGATACGGTTAAACTGAAAGGCGAAGGTTTTGATGTCCGTGTTGAACAGGGTGAAGAGGTTAAACAGGGACAGACCCTGATGAAGGCGAATCTTGATTATCTTAAGAAAAATGCACCGTCTGTCATCACACCGATTGTGTTTACAAACCTCCAGGAAGGTGAAAGTATTACACTAGATGAAGAGAAGACGGAAGTGAAGCGCGGAGATGAAAACATTATTTCCATTAACAGGGGATAAGAGGGTGCAGGAGGGCAAATTAACAATATTCCGCGCTCCTGCAATCCTATAATAAATGCAGATAGGAGAATGATTAAAATGGCAGAAAAAACATTTACGATTACTGATGAAACTGGGATTCACGCACGCCCGGCCACTGCTCTGGTCAATGAGGCATCAAAGTACCAGTCTGATGTCAAGCTTGCTTTCAATGGAAAAGAAGTGAACCTCAAATCCATCATGGGTGTCATGTCACTAGGTATCCAGCAAGGTTCTGAAGTGACCGTAACTGCTGACGGCGAAGATGCGGATGCAGCTCTTAGCGGAGTGGCTGATGTAATGAAGAAAGAAGGCCTCGGAGAATAATGGATAAAAAAATCACCGGGATTGCCGCTTCA is drawn from Bacillus marinisedimentorum and contains these coding sequences:
- the ptsG gene encoding glucose-specific PTS transporter subunit IIBC, which encodes MFKKMFGVLQQIGKALMLPVAILPAAGLLLAFGNAFQNPALLERIPALGSDGFQLVASVMEQAGGIVFSNLALLFAVGVAVGLAGGDGVAGLAAIIGYLIMNITMGIIEGVTPELIADNQAYANVLGIPTLQTGVFGGIIVGILGAYLYRKFYNIELPPYLGFFAGKRFVPIVTAVSALVLGIIMVFIWPPIQNGLNAFSYFMVDQNRTLAAFIFGVIERSLIPFGLHHIFYAPFWFEFGQYVNDAGEVIRGDQKIFFEQIKDGAELTAGTFMTGKFPFMMFGLPAAALAMYHEARPESKKVVAGIMGSAALTSFLTGITEPIEFTFLFVAPVLFGIHAIFAGLSFMTMHILNVKIGMTFSGGVIDYILFGVLPNRTDWWLVIPVGLVFAVIYYFGFRFAIRKFNLKTPGREDETEDEGPADEVEELPYNVLEALGGKENIKHLDACITRLRVQVFEIEKVKKERLKKLGASGVMEVGNNIQAIFGTKSDILKGQIQDIISGKTPLPAEKMAQSGPEEKTAQAIPTPAGAENMPISGDGTDIVAPLSGKLLPLTEVPDQVFSEKMMGDGFAVDPSDGEVVSPVDGKIINVFPTKHAIGIVANNGQEILIHFGIDTVKLKGEGFDVRVEQGEEVKQGQTLMKANLDYLKKNAPSVITPIVFTNLQEGESITLDEEKTEVKRGDENIISINRG
- a CDS encoding phosphocarrier protein HPr, with amino-acid sequence MAEKTFTITDETGIHARPATALVNEASKYQSDVKLAFNGKEVNLKSIMGVMSLGIQQGSEVTVTADGEDADAALSGVADVMKKEGLGE